A single genomic interval of Zingiber officinale cultivar Zhangliang chromosome 4A, Zo_v1.1, whole genome shotgun sequence harbors:
- the LOC121972818 gene encoding mannose-specific lectin-like produces MAALVTLSAAAVLLGLLLPSAMANNNVLYRGDKLFPGESLTEGTYEFIMQDHCRLVLKDNGNEVWSFQGNGRVCYAFFDTDGNFRIYNENGNMDNEFNTIPGSILVLQRDGHVVIYSTPVFIIPEDEPTNRKIAMVTKN; encoded by the coding sequence ATGGCTGCCCTTGTCACGCTCTCTGCTGCTGCTGTCCTCCTCGGACTCCTCCTGCCTTCCGCCATGGCCAACAACAACGTTCTCTATCGCGGCGACAAGCTGTTCCCCGGCGAATCCCTCACCGAAGGGACCTATGAATTCATCATGCAGGACCACTGCAGGCTCGTCCTCAAAGACAACGGCAATGAAGTGTGGTCCTTCCAAGGCAACGGCCGAGTCTGCTACGCCTTCTTCGATACCGACGGCAACTTCCGCATCTACAACGAAAACGGTAACATGGATAACGAGTTCAACACCATCCCCGGCTCCATCCTCGTCCTGCAGCGCGACGGCCACGTCGTCATCTACAGCACCCCTGTATTTATTATCCCTGAGGATGAACCCACGAACAGGAAGATCGCCATGGTGACTAAAAATTAG